Proteins found in one Mucilaginibacter gracilis genomic segment:
- a CDS encoding S24 family peptidase: MSTKTTFSDRLLLLFKLKGFRNANEFAKHMGYASSEKINRLIRDPNNKPSFDIIEDITNKFEDLNGRWLVTGEGEPVNGNLNGNPNGNLSQNNMLLSEPNEPYLPRVITVNDRNEDVIAIVNVKAAAGYLNGYADEEFIQDLPTIAAPGFKGALHRCFEVKGNSMPPNHDGSLAVGRFVEKIEDIRNRRVYIVVSKNDGIVLKRVINQPNERILVLISDNPNKRDYPNYTLDHHEIVELWEWRGALIRSIPDPSDFYNRMNDMEANLTIMNEVLRQIQGKNDLTVKVTKPKN, from the coding sequence TTGTCAACTAAAACTACCTTTTCTGATAGATTGTTGCTCCTTTTCAAATTAAAGGGGTTTCGTAATGCAAATGAGTTTGCAAAACACATGGGTTATGCTTCATCCGAGAAGATAAACAGGCTAATTCGTGACCCGAATAACAAGCCGTCTTTCGATATTATAGAAGATATTACAAACAAGTTTGAAGACTTAAACGGTAGGTGGCTTGTTACGGGCGAAGGGGAGCCAGTCAATGGTAACCTAAATGGTAACCCAAATGGTAACCTATCGCAAAATAACATGCTTTTATCAGAGCCTAATGAGCCCTATTTACCCAGGGTAATTACCGTTAATGACAGGAATGAAGATGTAATAGCGATTGTTAACGTTAAGGCCGCAGCCGGTTACTTAAACGGCTACGCAGATGAAGAATTTATACAGGATTTACCTACCATTGCCGCACCTGGCTTTAAAGGTGCGCTACACCGCTGTTTTGAGGTAAAGGGTAATAGCATGCCGCCAAACCATGACGGTTCGTTGGCGGTTGGTAGGTTTGTGGAGAAGATTGAGGATATACGCAATAGGCGCGTGTACATTGTAGTAAGTAAAAACGATGGTATTGTATTGAAACGGGTAATTAATCAGCCCAACGAGCGTATTTTGGTGCTTATAAGCGATAACCCCAACAAGCGCGACTATCCAAACTATACCTTAGATCACCACGAGATAGTTGAACTGTGGGAATGGCGCGGCGCATTAATTAGGTCGATTCCTGATCCCTCCGATTTTTATAACCGAATGAACGATATGGAAGCCAATTTGACCATAATGAACGAGGTATTAAGACAAATACAGGGCAAAAACGATTTGACAGTTAAAGTTACCAAACCCAAAAATTGA
- a CDS encoding 7-carboxy-7-deazaguanine synthase QueE — MVNQIPEDGTLLPLMEEFYTIQGEGYNTGKAAYFIRLGGCDVGCHWCDVKESWDASIHPLTLADTIVTNAEKFPGKAVVVTGGEPLIYNLDYLTAQLQQRGIKTFIETSGAYPLSGSWDWICLSPKKFKSPNPNVAPFAHELKVIVFNKSDFVWAEQYAELVSPDCKLYLQPEWSKSKENIPLIVDYVMNNPKWEISLQTHKYLNIP, encoded by the coding sequence ATGGTGAATCAAATTCCGGAAGACGGTACTTTACTTCCATTAATGGAAGAGTTTTATACAATACAGGGCGAGGGATATAATACCGGCAAGGCCGCATACTTTATACGTTTGGGTGGCTGCGATGTGGGCTGCCATTGGTGCGATGTTAAAGAAAGCTGGGATGCGTCTATCCACCCCTTAACCCTTGCCGACACCATTGTTACTAATGCCGAAAAATTTCCGGGTAAGGCTGTTGTGGTTACCGGCGGCGAGCCCTTAATTTACAATTTAGACTACCTTACCGCGCAATTACAGCAGCGGGGTATTAAAACCTTTATTGAAACATCGGGTGCTTACCCGCTATCGGGATCATGGGATTGGATATGCTTATCGCCCAAAAAATTTAAGAGCCCTAACCCTAACGTTGCTCCCTTTGCGCATGAGCTGAAGGTAATTGTATTCAACAAGTCGGACTTTGTGTGGGCGGAGCAATATGCTGAACTGGTTTCGCCGGACTGCAAGCTGTATTTGCAACCCGAATGGTCAAAATCAAAAGAAAACATCCCCTTAATAGTTGATTATGTGATGAATAACCCGAAATGGGAAATTTCGTTACAAACACATAAATACCTTAATATTCCGTAG
- a CDS encoding OmpA family protein, with translation MKSFLFVILLYLPVLLYAQDRQYTTNNREAIRNYGKARQSLDYQLYDQAIGQLSYAVGLDPNFLEAQNQLADLLRLTKKYKPAVEHYLKIIAVNPEFNRAVYLSIGEAEVNTADYSNAQTHLQKYLAYPTITPQNKQYTNLLLSDCAFSIVAIQNPVKFNPVNIGPEINSVNDEYMPVITADESELIFTRKINNNEDFYKSNNLNGKWTPAVYLSNQINTPDYNEGAQSITQDGQYLFFTGCDRPQGLGKCDIYVAKKNGNDWDVPYNLDAPINTRNWESQPSISSDGRVLYFVSNRKGGYGGYDIWKSTLTAKGWGEPENLGPNVNTPFDEQSPFIHPDDNTLYFSSNGWPGLGNMDVFISRRDAYGKWQKPENLGYPINTSADDSGLTLNANGDLAYFSSNNLKGYGGFDIYSFEMPVALRPQIVTYVKGVIRDAKSKAPLNANVEIIDLQNNKTVYLKTSDKEGKFLSTLTYGKDYGLNISKKGYLFYSENFSLHGLDNKKQYIIDVPMQGIENGNKVVLKNIFFDTNKYDIKKESKTELEKLISFLSDNPNVRVEISGHTDDVGDDVLNKTLSQNRAKAVYQYLIMQRVDARRLVYKGYGKWQPIAVNTTDEGRQLNRRTEFKIISN, from the coding sequence ATGAAAAGCTTTTTGTTTGTAATATTGCTTTACTTGCCGGTGCTGTTATACGCCCAGGACAGACAATATACCACCAACAACAGAGAAGCTATCCGCAATTATGGCAAGGCGCGCCAAAGTCTCGATTATCAACTATACGACCAGGCCATTGGCCAACTTAGTTACGCAGTTGGCCTGGACCCTAACTTTTTAGAAGCACAAAACCAACTGGCCGATTTACTGCGCCTCACCAAAAAGTATAAACCGGCAGTTGAACATTATTTAAAGATTATTGCCGTTAACCCCGAATTTAACCGCGCGGTTTATTTAAGCATTGGCGAAGCGGAAGTGAACACAGCCGATTACAGCAATGCACAAACCCATTTGCAAAAGTATCTGGCTTACCCAACCATAACGCCACAAAACAAGCAATATACAAATTTGCTGCTTAGCGATTGTGCCTTTAGTATTGTTGCGATACAAAACCCGGTTAAATTTAACCCGGTTAACATTGGCCCCGAGATAAACAGCGTAAACGACGAGTATATGCCCGTTATAACTGCCGACGAAAGCGAACTTATTTTTACCCGTAAGATAAACAATAACGAAGATTTTTATAAAAGCAACAACTTAAACGGCAAATGGACACCTGCCGTTTATTTAAGCAACCAAATTAATACGCCCGATTATAACGAGGGAGCACAATCCATCACTCAGGATGGGCAGTATTTATTTTTTACCGGTTGCGACAGGCCGCAGGGCCTGGGTAAATGCGATATTTATGTAGCCAAAAAAAACGGTAACGATTGGGATGTGCCCTATAACTTAGATGCGCCAATTAATACCCGTAACTGGGAATCGCAACCGTCGATAAGTAGCGACGGGCGTGTTTTATACTTTGTGAGCAACCGTAAGGGGGGTTATGGAGGGTACGATATATGGAAATCAACACTTACGGCTAAGGGTTGGGGTGAGCCCGAAAATTTGGGCCCAAATGTAAACACACCTTTTGATGAGCAATCGCCGTTTATTCACCCTGATGATAATACGCTCTATTTTTCATCAAACGGTTGGCCGGGGTTGGGTAATATGGATGTTTTTATAAGCAGGCGCGATGCCTATGGCAAGTGGCAAAAGCCCGAAAACTTGGGTTACCCCATTAATACCAGTGCCGATGATAGTGGCTTAACATTAAACGCTAACGGCGATTTGGCCTATTTTTCGTCGAACAATTTAAAGGGCTACGGTGGTTTTGATATTTATTCGTTTGAGATGCCGGTTGCCTTGAGGCCGCAGATAGTTACCTATGTTAAGGGCGTCATCCGCGATGCAAAAAGCAAGGCACCGTTAAATGCCAATGTAGAAATTATTGATCTGCAAAACAATAAAACCGTTTACCTAAAAACATCCGATAAGGAAGGTAAGTTTTTATCAACCCTCACCTACGGTAAAGATTATGGTTTAAATATCTCGAAAAAAGGGTATCTGTTTTATTCGGAAAATTTTTCGTTGCATGGCTTAGATAATAAAAAGCAATACATTATTGATGTGCCCATGCAGGGCATTGAAAACGGCAACAAGGTGGTTTTAAAAAACATATTTTTTGATACCAATAAGTACGACATCAAAAAGGAATCGAAAACAGAACTTGAAAAATTGATTTCCTTTTTAAGCGACAACCCCAATGTTAGGGTTGAGATATCGGGCCATACAGATGATGTTGGCGACGATGTATTAAACAAAACACTATCGCAAAACCGGGCCAAAGCGGTGTACCAATACCTGATTATGCAACGTGTTGACGCCCGGCGATTGGTTTATAAGGGCTATGGTAAATGGCAACCCATAGCGGTTAACACAACCGACGAAGGGCGGCAACTAAACCGCCGAACTGAATTTAAGATTATATCAAACTAA